The Paracoccus aminovorans genome has a window encoding:
- the tssL gene encoding type VI secretion system protein TssL, long form, whose protein sequence is MAGKDDDGDKTVFGGPLPGQRPQDWARPAPGPDDGRTAIGGPVQGGSASPFGQPPGGNPGWGSPPAEGQTWIGGPARPSQPPAPQGHQGYPGGWQPPGQGGHSPFGPADPSQIGRAAGPDQRGFFPDIATQQAPQNRVAPRIPQAQAMQVRDLGAASSANPLIASAAPLLILLGRLRTGLVELQVAPLMEHVTREIDRFERNALSHGVNPHEALVAKYALSGTADDIVQNLPGADRGNWQQYSMVARFFHKRDSGVGFFQEAEKALYASAQNYNLLELMLVCLSLGFEGQFRTMPNGAAELSRIRSAIYESLRRVNPRPDEDISVMWTPVVQGRARRFGAIPVPAVAGIAAVALVAAFATLLTLINRDAAVAAEDLRGVALDAPAIQIDRTPGAVYVAEIPQLQRIRDAFAAEIADGRVGVEAKGDYIAIRVGNLQLFDLGSVTVKPGFADLATRIAEVLNAEPGPILIEGHTDNVPVSGRGRFKDNYQISAARAEGVAEVLKPLLKDPARVTTEGRGEDDPVADNAKPEGRDANRRVEIMLAREGTYDAPAPQEAAN, encoded by the coding sequence ATGGCGGGCAAGGACGACGACGGCGACAAGACGGTCTTCGGCGGCCCTCTGCCCGGTCAGAGGCCGCAGGACTGGGCGCGGCCGGCGCCGGGTCCCGACGACGGCCGCACCGCCATCGGCGGGCCGGTGCAGGGTGGCTCGGCCTCGCCCTTCGGTCAGCCGCCGGGCGGCAATCCGGGCTGGGGCAGCCCGCCGGCCGAGGGCCAGACCTGGATCGGCGGCCCCGCGCGCCCGTCCCAGCCGCCGGCGCCGCAGGGCCATCAGGGCTATCCGGGCGGCTGGCAGCCGCCGGGGCAGGGCGGACACAGCCCCTTCGGTCCGGCCGACCCCTCGCAGATCGGGCGGGCGGCGGGGCCGGACCAGCGCGGCTTCTTTCCCGACATCGCCACGCAGCAGGCGCCGCAGAACCGCGTCGCCCCGCGCATCCCGCAGGCGCAGGCGATGCAGGTGCGCGACCTGGGCGCGGCCAGTTCGGCGAACCCGCTGATCGCCTCGGCCGCGCCGCTGCTGATCCTGCTGGGCCGGCTGCGCACCGGCCTGGTCGAATTGCAGGTCGCGCCGCTGATGGAGCATGTCACGCGCGAGATCGACCGGTTCGAGCGCAATGCGCTGTCGCACGGCGTCAACCCGCATGAGGCGCTGGTGGCGAAATACGCGCTGTCCGGCACGGCGGACGACATCGTGCAGAACCTGCCCGGCGCCGACCGCGGCAACTGGCAGCAATATTCCATGGTGGCGCGTTTCTTCCACAAGCGCGATTCCGGCGTCGGTTTCTTTCAAGAGGCCGAGAAGGCGCTTTACGCCTCGGCGCAGAACTACAACCTGCTAGAGCTGATGCTGGTCTGCCTGTCCCTGGGCTTCGAGGGCCAGTTCCGCACCATGCCGAACGGCGCGGCCGAGCTGTCGCGCATCCGCAGCGCCATCTATGAAAGCCTGCGCCGCGTGAATCCGCGCCCGGACGAGGATATTTCCGTGATGTGGACGCCGGTGGTGCAGGGCAGGGCGCGCCGCTTCGGCGCCATCCCGGTGCCGGCGGTGGCGGGCATCGCCGCCGTGGCGCTGGTCGCCGCCTTTGCCACGCTGCTGACGCTGATCAACCGCGACGCCGCCGTCGCGGCCGAGGATCTGCGCGGCGTGGCGCTGGACGCGCCGGCGATCCAGATCGACCGCACCCCGGGCGCGGTCTATGTCGCCGAGATCCCGCAGCTGCAACGCATCCGCGACGCCTTCGCGGCCGAGATCGCGGACGGCCGCGTCGGCGTCGAGGCCAAGGGCGACTATATCGCCATCCGCGTCGGCAATCTGCAGCTGTTCGACCTGGGCTCGGTCACGGTGAAACCGGGCTTCGCCGACCTGGCCACCCGCATCGCCGAGGTGCTGAATGCCGAACCCGGCCCGATCCTGATCGAGGGCCATACCGACAACGTGCCCGTTTCGGGCCGGGGCCGGTTCAAGGACAATTACCAGATCTCGGCCGCCCGGGCCGAGGGCGTGGCCGAGGTGCTGAAACCTCTGCTGAAAGACCCAGCCCGCGTGACGACCGAGGGAAGGGGCGAGGACGATCCTGTCGCCGACAATGCCAAGCCCGAGGGCCGGGACGCCAACCGCCGGGTCGAGATCATGCTGGCGCGCGAAGGCACCTATGATGCCCCCGCCCCGCAGGAGGCCGCGAATTGA